Within the Dechloromonas denitrificans genome, the region AGGCCGAGGAGTTCCTTCAAGCGTTCGGCGATCCAGGCGCCGCCGCTGTAAATACCGATCAGCGCCGGCTGGCGATGGAGATGCGGACGAATCAGGTCGGCCAGTTGGCGACACTGGGCCTCGGCATCAGGCAGGGGGTTAGGCAGGGGTGACATGGTGCGGGCTTTCGAACCAGGTTTGAAGAATGAGTTGGGCGGCGACGGCATCGAGCAGCGGCTTGGCCGATCGGCTGTTGCGGCCGGTTTCGCGCAATCGGGATTCGGCATCGACCGAGGTCAGCCGCTCGTCGGCAAAACCGATCGGCAGTTTGAAGCGGCGTTCGAGACGTTCGGCGAATTTTTGTGCCCGGCGGGTCATCTCGTGCGGAGTCCCGTCGGTGTGCGAAGGCAAACCCACCACCAATTGCACCGGCTGCCATTCGGCAACCAGCTTGCCGATGGCGGCAAAGCGGTCATCGTTCGACTCGGCATGGATCACCGTCAGCGGATGGGCGTTGCGCAGCAGGGTTTCGCCGGTGGCAACGCCGATGCGCTTTTCACCGAAGTCAAAGGCGAGGACTGTGCCCTCAGGCATGTCCGGCAGTATCGGAAAGCTGCGAAAAGCTGATGCCGAGTTTTTGCATTGCGGCCGGCAGGCGCTCTTCCGGCGGCATGTCGAACAGGATTTCGGACTTGGCCGGCACGGTCAGCCAGGAATTTTGGGCCAGCTCATCCTCGAGCTGACCGGCCTCCCAGCCCGCGTAGCCGAGCGTGACGATGATCTCGGACGGCAGACCGGCGCTGCCGACCGAGGTCAGCACGTCACGCGAACTGGTCAGGCCGACCTCGCTATTCACCGCCAGCGTCGATTGCCATTGCCCGATCGGGCGATGCAGCACGAAGCCGCGGTCGAGTTGCACCGGGCCACCAAAATAGACCGGCAATTTGGCCAGTCCTTCGGCATCAAGCTTGATCTCGATTTTTTCCAGCAAACCGGCCAGATTCATGTCGAGCGGCCGGTTGACGATAATCCCCAGCGCGCCGTTCTCGTTGTGTTCGCAGATATAAACGAGGGCGTTGGAAAAATACGGGTCTTCCAGAGTCGGCATGGCGATCAGGAAGTTATCGGTGAGGTTGACGCTATCCATGCTGGAATTTTAATCGCCGGCGCGGTACAAACCAACCATGAATAACGAAAAAGCCCTCGTCTGGTTCCGCCGCGACCTGCGCGACAACGACCATGCCGCCCTGAGTGCGGCACTTGCCGATGGGCAGGAGGTGTATTGCGCCTTTGTGTTCGACAGCGAAATTCTCGATGCACTGCCTTCAAAACACGATCGCCGCGTCCATTTCATCCGCGAATCACTGCTTGAGCTCGACGCCGCACTGCGTGCCAAGGGGGGCGGACTGATCGTTCGCCATGGCCGGGCCACCGAGGAAATTCCCGGGCTCGCCCGCCAGCTCGGCGTGACAACCGTGTTCGCCAACCGCGATTACGAGCCGGCCGCCAAACGACGCGATGCCGAGGTCGCAACCAGGCTCGCGGCATCCGGCATCGCATTTGTGCACATGAAAGACCAGGCCATCTTCGATGGTCACGAAGTACTGACCCAGGCCGGCAAGCCGTTCTCGGTATTCACGCCTTACAAAAATGCCTGGCTGAAACGCCTGACCGCCGCCGACTGCGCCAGCTGGCCCGATCAAGGACGCTACGCCGGCAGGGAACTGGCAGGCGTCCCCCGTCTTGACGAGATCGGTTTCGAGGCGACCGACCTCCCCGAACTGGGCATCCGTCCCGGCATGTCCGGCGCCCGAGCATTGTGGGAAGAGTTCGCTGCCGGCCGCATCCAGCGCTACGGCGCGCTGCGCGATTTCCCGGCCATCAAGGGCGTCTCCTACCTCTCGGTACATCTCCGCTTCGGCACCCTCTCGATCCGCGAACTGGTCCGCACCGCCCTGGCGAGCGGCGCCGATACCTGGCTCAGCGAACTGATCTGGCGCGACTTCTATTTCATGATCCTCGACCACTTTCCGCACGTGGTCGGCCACGCCTTCAAGCCGGACTACGATGCCATTCAATGGGAAAGCTGGCCGGCCGGCTACGCCGCCTGGTGTCAGGGACGCACCGGCTACCCGCTGGTCGACGCCGCGATGCGCCAACTGAACCACTGCGGCTGGATGCACAACCGGCTACGCATGGTCGTCGCCTCGTTCCTGACCAAGGATCTCGGCCTCGACTGGCGGCTCGGCGAGAAATACTTTGCCGAGCAGCTCAACGACTTCGACCTGTCGGCCAACAATGGCGGCTGGCAGTGGGCATCGTCGAGTGGCTGTGACGCCCAGCCGTATTTCCGTATCTTCAACCCGGTAACCCAATCGGAGAAATTCGACCCGGAAGGCAGCTTTATCCGGCGCTACGTGCCGGAACTGGCCAAGCTTGCCAACAAATATATCCACGCGCCCTGGCAAATGGAACGCGGCGAACAGGAAGCACTGGGTGTGGTGATCGGCCGGGACTACCCGGCACCGCTCGTCGACCATGGCCGGGCCAGGGAAAAAACCCTGGCCCGTTACGCCGTGGTCAAAAAGGCTGTCTAAACGCCGGGCTTGACCTTGACGAAGCTGGCGACTAGGGCGAGCAACGCGTCCTCGTCGTAAGGCTTGCCGAGGTAATGGTTGGCGCCGATTTCGAAGGCATAGTTGCGATGCTTGTCGGCGGTCCGCGAGGTGATCATGATCACCGGCAGCGACTTCAGGCGCTCGTCGGCGCGGAGGTTGCGGACGAAGTCGAAACCGTCCATGCGCGGCATTTCGATGTCGGACAGAATCACGTCGGGCATCACGTCGAGCAATTGTTCCAGCGCATCGACGCCATCCTTGGCCAACACCACCTGATAACCTTCGCGGGCAAGCAGGCGGCTGGTGATCTTGCGCACGGTCAATGAGTCATCGACCACCATTACCGTCGGCAGCTTGGCACCGCGCGGCGCGACTGGCGCCAGCGGCGCCGGAATCGGACTCGCCCCCGCGACAGCCGGCAGGCGGCTGGCCAGAGCAACCGGATTGAGGATCAGCACGACCTGGCCATCGCCCAGTACCGTTGCCCCGGCAATGCCGACCACCCGGGCGAGTTGGGCGCCAATGTTCTTGACGACGACTTCCTGGTTGCCCTTCAGTTCATCGACCTGCACCGCGACGCGCTGGCTTCCCGAACGCAGCAGCAGCACCCAGTAGCGGCGACGGGCTTCCGGCACGGCGCTGGCATCGCCAAGCAAATTGGGCAGAAAATGGAAGGGATAGTGGTTGCCCAGCCATTCCGCTTCGCCCTTTTCGCGCAAGGCGAGGAGCGGCTTTTCCTTCATCTCCATTACCTGCTCGATCATCGTCGACGGCACGGCATAAAGCTGCGTGCCGACGCGGACCAGCAAGGTCTGCGTCACCGCCAGCGTGAGCGGCAGATAGAGGCGGAAGGTCGTGCCCTTGCCCGGCTGCGAAACAATTTCGATACGGCCGCCAACGGCCGCGACTTCGGTTTTCACGACATCCATGCCGACGCCACGCCCGGATACCTGGGTCAGCTCGGAGGCCGTCGAGAAGCCGGGCTGGAAAATGAAATCGTACAGCGTCGCTTCATCGACGCTCTGCCCCGGCTGGAGCAGGCCCATCGCTTCGGCCCGCGAACGGATGCGCTCGAGATTGAGGCCCTTGCCGTCATCCGTCATGCTCAGGATGATTTCATTGCCTTCCTGGGTCAGGGCCAGGGTTATTTCGCCGACTTCCCCCTTGCCGGCCGCAAGGCGCTCCTCACGGGTTTCGATGCCGTGGGTGACAGCATTGCGCAGCATGTGTTCGATCGGCGCCAGCATCTTGTCGAGAACCGAACGGTCGACTTCGACCTGCCCGCCGAGGACGTCGAGATTGGCCCGTTTGCCGACATCCTTGGCGGTCTGCCGGACGATGCGGTAAAGACGCTCGGCCTGGCTGGCAAACGGAATCATCCGCACGCCCATCAGTTCCTGCTGCAAGCCACGGTTCAGGCGCGACTGGGCGAGAATCGCCGCATTGGCATCATCGAGATTCTTCAACAGGTTTTGCTGGACTGTCGCCACGTCGTTGACCGACTCGGCCATGAAGCGGGTGAGTTCCTGGAACCGGGTAAAGCGGTCGAGTTCGAGCGGATCGAATTCGGCCTCGCCATCGGGCGACTGGGCAACGCGCGCCTGAATCTGGCCTTCGGCCTGGATTTCGATTTCGCGCAACTGGCGACGCAGCCGAATGACGTTTTCCGTCAAATCGAGCAGCGAAGTCTTCAGGCTGCGCATTTCGCCCTCGATCCGGGTGCGCGCAATCGACAGCTCGCCGGCTTCGTTGACCAGCCGGTCGATCAGGTCGGCACGAACGCGCAGCGTTGCCCGCTGACCACCCGCTTCGCCTTCCGGTTCGCTCTCCGCCACGACAGGCACGGCCACCGGCACGGTTACCGCCGTTACGCCATCCGTATCGACCGCCGTGGCAATCTCTTCGGCAACCTCCTCGGCCTGCGGTCCGGCGCGCAGTCGCTCGACCGCCTGGGCCAGCGTATCGCAACCGCTCTCAAGCTCGTCGATAAAGGCATCGGTTGCCGGTCCGGCCCGCATCGCCTGGTCAACCCGCGATTCGAGCAGGTGAGTCACTTCGCCGAGGTTCATCGCCCCGGCCATCCGGGCATTTCCCTTGAAGGTATGCAACAGCCGGGCAATCGCATGAGGTGCCGCGTCCCCGGCCGGTTCGGCGCGCCAGGCGCGGGACTGGGCCGTCAGGTCACGGAGCTGATCGGCAGCCTCTTCGAGGAAGATCGGCAGCAATTGCTCGTCGAGCTCATCGGTGAGTTGCGGCAAGGGCGGCGGTGATACTGTGGGCAGCGGCTCGGCAGGGGCAGCGGCGGGCTCGGGCTGCTCTGGCTGCTCGACAATTTCATCGCCGAGCGATTCGACCACCGGCTCGGCGACGAGCGGCGCATGAAATACGTCTTCAAGAGCGACGATCAACTGCGGCTGCTCGGTCGGCTCCTGCTGACTGGCCAGCCCGGCAAACATGCTTTCCAGCGTGATAATCGCCTGGCGGACGGTCTCCAGGCCTTCGATACTATCCGGGTGCGCCGAACCATCACGGCGGAGCAGCGCATGTTCCAGGGCGATCGCCAGATGATTGAGCGGCATCAAGCCGACCGTCGCGGCGATGCCACCCAGCGTGTGGGCCGCGCGGGTCATCTCGAAAGTCGTCGGGCCGCCCGGGTTGGCGTCGAGCATGGCGTAGCTATCGACCAAGGTCTGCAAATGGCCGCGCGCTTCTTCGCAAAAAATATCGTAAAGCGTTGGCGAGGCGGTCACCGTCGGCGGCAGTTGTTCAACCTCCGGCGTCGGCTCCGGCAATTGCTCTGGTTCGTCCGGCACCAGCAGATCTTCCAGCGCTTCGCTGGTCGCCCGCAAGTGCGTCTTGTCGGCGAGCGGGGTCACCGCAATGCCTTCCGGATACTCCGGCAAGACGTCCTCGAGCATCGGCAGGTCGAGCACGATGGACGGCGCCTCGTCGGCCGACTCGGGAACCGGCAACTCGATCATCTCGCCGACCGGCGAGGTTTCTTCTGGTGGTGCTTCGAGTACCGGCGCGACGACGGGCAGCGCAGCCGGCACATCAGGCGGCGCTTCAACACCCCGCAAGCGGGCGGCCAGGGCAACCAGTGCGTGGGTATCAGGCGCCAGCCCGTCACCGGATTCAAGATGCTCGACCCAGACCGAGAACAGCGTGTGCGCATCATCGATCATGCGCATCAGCTCGGGCGTCACCGATTGATCCTGGCGCAGCCAGAGATTCAGGGTTTGTTCCAGCTCCCAGGCCGTCTCGCCCAGATCGTTCAGGCCGACCATGCGGCCGCTGCCTTTCAGCGTATGGGCAGAGCGCCGGATATTGGTCAGCGCATCGACATTGTGCGGATCGTCGGCGAGCAGCGCCCCCATCTCGGCCATGCTGGCCAGCACCTCACCAGCCTCTTCAAGGAAGATGGCGAGCAGTTCGGCATCGATTTCCTCGTGGCTGGACTCGGCCAGTTGCAGCGTTTGCACGGATGGCTGCGGCGCTGCGGAGATTTGCGGCTTAAGTCCGGACAGTGCGGCATCAACCGCAGCATCGGCAACCCCGCCGGAAGCCAGCGCTTCGAGCGCCGCCTTGGCCGTTTCGCCGAGTTCGTGGTTGGCCACCAGATCGGCATCCTGCTGGATCGATTGCAGGTTGTGCTTGAGTTCATCCTGCAGGCGGCTGTCTTGCGGCGTTTCCTTGAGCGCTTCGACCAGGGCGTGGGTATCGCGCGCCTGCTGGGCGAGCTGAGCCTCGACCGTCGGCGCGGGCGGCGCTTCCGTTTCGTTCTCTTCGCTGGCTGTCTTTTCGCCCTTCATCCGCCGGACAAAAGCCTCGAAATCGGTCTCGCCATGCTGCAGCGCGTCAACGAAGAAGCCAAGCATCGACAGCTGGTTGGCCACCGTTTCGAAATCGCTACCGTCCGGCTGGTATTCCGGCTGAGCAAATTGCCGGACGCGGGCACTGCATTCATTGAGGCTGTTGACCGCACCAAAGTGGCCAAGCATGGCCAGCGCCCCGCCGATTTGCTTGA harbors:
- a CDS encoding YqgE/AlgH family protein, producing the protein MDSVNLTDNFLIAMPTLEDPYFSNALVYICEHNENGALGIIVNRPLDMNLAGLLEKIEIKLDAEGLAKLPVYFGGPVQLDRGFVLHRPIGQWQSTLAVNSEVGLTSSRDVLTSVGSAGLPSEIIVTLGYAGWEAGQLEDELAQNSWLTVPAKSEILFDMPPEERLPAAMQKLGISFSQLSDTAGHA
- a CDS encoding cryptochrome/photolyase family protein, translated to MNNEKALVWFRRDLRDNDHAALSAALADGQEVYCAFVFDSEILDALPSKHDRRVHFIRESLLELDAALRAKGGGLIVRHGRATEEIPGLARQLGVTTVFANRDYEPAAKRRDAEVATRLAASGIAFVHMKDQAIFDGHEVLTQAGKPFSVFTPYKNAWLKRLTAADCASWPDQGRYAGRELAGVPRLDEIGFEATDLPELGIRPGMSGARALWEEFAAGRIQRYGALRDFPAIKGVSYLSVHLRFGTLSIRELVRTALASGADTWLSELIWRDFYFMILDHFPHVVGHAFKPDYDAIQWESWPAGYAAWCQGRTGYPLVDAAMRQLNHCGWMHNRLRMVVASFLTKDLGLDWRLGEKYFAEQLNDFDLSANNGGWQWASSSGCDAQPYFRIFNPVTQSEKFDPEGSFIRRYVPELAKLANKYIHAPWQMERGEQEALGVVIGRDYPAPLVDHGRAREKTLARYAVVKKAV
- the ruvX gene encoding Holliday junction resolvase RuvX, with protein sequence MPEGTVLAFDFGEKRIGVATGETLLRNAHPLTVIHAESNDDRFAAIGKLVAEWQPVQLVVGLPSHTDGTPHEMTRRAQKFAERLERRFKLPIGFADERLTSVDAESRLRETGRNSRSAKPLLDAVAAQLILQTWFESPHHVTPA
- a CDS encoding Hpt domain-containing protein; amino-acid sequence: MGPLTWVKGEIDLALQRAEEVLGQFEASGDVTQLKFCRTHVHQVYGALSIVGLDGVTQVAESLEALLAMFEEGRLVPDASGIAALRQALAAMRQYLDDLMVGEPNQPLRLLPVYQALAAARGMPLSHAADLFYPDLSLRPPRRAAPPLLTPEQMKQTLKTARMDYQKGLLRLLTNPAESEHGRQMMRDALAGIESLQDTQGARAFWWVALAFLDALADPVLGKDSAVRYLCSRIDAQIRRLLNGSSNVAERVMREALYYIAQAPADLAPLIAEVQSTFALPALMPEAVAHAPQPQETALRKLREVLVATEELWNKFCTGNAGSLNGFADNARNCAQVTEEIGQTDLKRLGQGLGAVASWLAEDTTRYNDMVAMEVATTILLLQNAQEGFKRLGTDFAQQVDLMIARLYACIAGKPAAADEAIPLLDEMTRRAQEKLLIGQVGREIQNNLAQIEQALDAFFRDPAKGHDLALLDGPLKQIGGALAMLGHFGAVNSLNECSARVRQFAQPEYQPDGSDFETVANQLSMLGFFVDALQHGETDFEAFVRRMKGEKTASEENETEAPPAPTVEAQLAQQARDTHALVEALKETPQDSRLQDELKHNLQSIQQDADLVANHELGETAKAALEALASGGVADAAVDAALSGLKPQISAAPQPSVQTLQLAESSHEEIDAELLAIFLEEAGEVLASMAEMGALLADDPHNVDALTNIRRSAHTLKGSGRMVGLNDLGETAWELEQTLNLWLRQDQSVTPELMRMIDDAHTLFSVWVEHLESGDGLAPDTHALVALAARLRGVEAPPDVPAALPVVAPVLEAPPEETSPVGEMIELPVPESADEAPSIVLDLPMLEDVLPEYPEGIAVTPLADKTHLRATSEALEDLLVPDEPEQLPEPTPEVEQLPPTVTASPTLYDIFCEEARGHLQTLVDSYAMLDANPGGPTTFEMTRAAHTLGGIAATVGLMPLNHLAIALEHALLRRDGSAHPDSIEGLETVRQAIITLESMFAGLASQQEPTEQPQLIVALEDVFHAPLVAEPVVESLGDEIVEQPEQPEPAAAPAEPLPTVSPPPLPQLTDELDEQLLPIFLEEAADQLRDLTAQSRAWRAEPAGDAAPHAIARLLHTFKGNARMAGAMNLGEVTHLLESRVDQAMRAGPATDAFIDELESGCDTLAQAVERLRAGPQAEEVAEEIATAVDTDGVTAVTVPVAVPVVAESEPEGEAGGQRATLRVRADLIDRLVNEAGELSIARTRIEGEMRSLKTSLLDLTENVIRLRRQLREIEIQAEGQIQARVAQSPDGEAEFDPLELDRFTRFQELTRFMAESVNDVATVQQNLLKNLDDANAAILAQSRLNRGLQQELMGVRMIPFASQAERLYRIVRQTAKDVGKRANLDVLGGQVEVDRSVLDKMLAPIEHMLRNAVTHGIETREERLAAGKGEVGEITLALTQEGNEIILSMTDDGKGLNLERIRSRAEAMGLLQPGQSVDEATLYDFIFQPGFSTASELTQVSGRGVGMDVVKTEVAAVGGRIEIVSQPGKGTTFRLYLPLTLAVTQTLLVRVGTQLYAVPSTMIEQVMEMKEKPLLALREKGEAEWLGNHYPFHFLPNLLGDASAVPEARRRYWVLLLRSGSQRVAVQVDELKGNQEVVVKNIGAQLARVVGIAGATVLGDGQVVLILNPVALASRLPAVAGASPIPAPLAPVAPRGAKLPTVMVVDDSLTVRKITSRLLAREGYQVVLAKDGVDALEQLLDVMPDVILSDIEMPRMDGFDFVRNLRADERLKSLPVIMITSRTADKHRNYAFEIGANHYLGKPYDEDALLALVASFVKVKPGV